GATAACGACTGTGTGTTCAAAATGGGCTGAAAGCGAACCGTCTGCCGTCTTAACGGTATAGCCGTCAGGTAAGAACTTGACTCCCCAACCACCAAGATTAAGCATCGGCTCAATCGCCAAAACAAGGCCCTCTTCAAGCACCAAACCGCTCCCGCCAGGGCCAAAATTGGCAATCATTGGCTCCTCATGAACCTTATACCCCACGCCATGGCCACCCAAATCGCGAACTAATCCAAGGCCATTCTTTTTAGAAACTTTCTCGATTGCCGCACCAATATCGCTCAGATGGGCACCGGGTACAGCCGCCTCTATTCCCCGATCTAGTGCCTCTCTCGTTGCGGTGATTAATTTATCTACTTCTGGCAATGTGTCCCCAATAGCAATAGTAATAGCTGAGTCAGTGAAAAGACCACCGTGTTTCAAGCCAAGATCCAAACTAACCACGTCACCATCTTGCAAAGCACGACTACCAGGAATACCGTGAACGACTTCATCGTTTATAGAAACACAAAGTGCGGCTGGGAATGGTGCTGGAGCGCCAGCAGGTTGATAGTTGAGGAAAGCCGGCTCGTCACCATTCTTGGCAATTAAATCACGCGCAAGTTGATCCAGTTCACCAGTTGTTACACCAACCTTCGAGATTTGGGCCAGC
The nucleotide sequence above comes from Candidatus Nomurabacteria bacterium. Encoded proteins:
- the map gene encoding type I methionyl aminopeptidase, encoding MIKKKSDDEIAILRVGGKRLGEILRELAQISKVGVTTGELDQLARDLIAKNGDEPAFLNYQPAGAPAPFPAALCVSINDEVVHGIPGSRALQDGDVVSLDLGLKHGGLFTDSAITIAIGDTLPEVDKLITATREALDRGIEAAVPGAHLSDIGAAIEKVSKKNGLGLVRDLGGHGVGYKVHEEPMIANFGPGGSGLVLEEGLVLAIEPMLNLGGWGVKFLPDGYTVKTADGSLSAHFEHTVVINRNGAEVLTR